A window from Vulpes lagopus strain Blue_001 chromosome 23, ASM1834538v1, whole genome shotgun sequence encodes these proteins:
- the BEST4 gene encoding bestrophin-4 isoform X3 — protein sequence MCVISASVHGVDQRGRLLRRTLIRYANLASVLVLRSVSTRVLKRFPTMEHVVDAGVDRCPRGLSPAGEPGGAWASWEGGSDPQGASPGGQERCLRRTHFISSGFMSQEERKKFESLKSDFNKYWIPCVWFTNLAAQARRDGRIRDDIALCLLLEELNKYRAKCSMLFHYDWISIPLVYTQVVTIAVYSFFGLSLVGRQFVEPEAGPAKPREPLEPGQEAASTLGDLDMYVPLTTLLQFFFYAGWLKVAEQIINPFGEDDDDFETNKLIDRNLQVSLLSVDDMYQNLPPAEKDLYWDDDSAQPPYTVATAAEALRPSFLGSTFNLRVSDDPEQSMQVEASPGSARPLPAAQTPLLGRLLAAGAPSPAISLRTFGRARGAPRTPHLLRFRAEESGDLEAADRIEEASVGSEEAAREP from the exons ATGTGCGTCATCTCGGCCAGCGTGCATGGTGTAGACCAGCGTGGCCGCCTGCTGCGCCGCACCCTCATTCGCTATGCCAACCTGGCGTCCGTGCTGGTGCTGCGCTCAGTGAGCACCCGCGTGCTCAAGCGCTTCCCCACCATGGAGCATGTGGTGGACGCAGGTGTGGACAGGTGCCCTCGgggcttgagccccgctggagaACCCGGGGGCGCGTGGGCCTCCTGGGAGGGGGGTTCTGACCCTCAGGGGGCAAGtcctggggggcaggagaggtgTCTGCGCCGCACTCACTTTATCTCCTCAGGTTTCATGTcccaggaagagaggaaaaagtttGAGAGCCTAAAATCCGATTTCAATAAGTACTGGATCCCCTGCGTCTGGTTTACTAACCTGGCGGCCCAGGCCCGGAGGGATGGGCGAATCCGTGACGACATTGCTCTCTGTCTGCTCCTGGAA GAGCTGAACAAGTACCGGGCCAAGTGCAGCATGCTGTTCCACTACGACTGGATCAGCATCCCTCTCGTCTACACCCAA GTGGTGACCATAGCCGTATACTCCTTCTTTGGCCTTTCCCTGGTTGGCCGCCAGTTTgtggagccagaggcagggccagCCAAACCTCGGGAGCCTTTAGAGCCAGGCCAGGAGGCAGCATCCACCCTGGGGGACCTGGACATGTATGTGCCTCTCACCACTCTGCTGCAGTTCTTCTTCTATGCTGGCTGGCTCAAG GTGGCTGAACAGATTATCAATCCCTTTGGTGAGGATGATGACGATTTTGAGACCAACAAGCTCATAGACCGCAACCTGCAG GTGTCTCTGTTATCCGTGGATGACATGTATCAGAACCTGCCTCCCGCTGAGAAGGACCTGTACTGGGATGATGACTCTGCGCAGCCGCCCTACACGGTGGCCACGGCGGCCGAGGCTCTGCGGCCTTCCTTCCTGGGCTCCACCTTCAACCTTCG CGTGAGCGACGACCCCGAGCAGAGCATGCAGGTGGAGGCGTCCCCGGGGTCCGCTCGGCCGCTGCCCGCCGCGCAGACCCCGTTGCTCGGCCGCTTGCTGGCCGCAGGGGCACCCTCCCCTGCCATCAGCCTCAGGACCTTCGGCCGCGCGCGAGGAGCCCCCCGGACCCCTCATCTGCTGCGCTTCCGAGCGGAGGAGAGCGGCGACCTCGAGGCTGCGGACCGCATCGAGGAGGCGTCGGTGGGGTCAGAGGAGGCGGCCAGGGAGCCCTGA
- the BEST4 gene encoding bestrophin-4 isoform X2 has product MTVSYTLKVAEARFGGFSGLLLRWRGSIYKLLYKEFLLFTALYALLSITYRLLLTQEQRHVYAQVARYCNRSADLIPLSFVLGFYVTLVVNRWWAQYTSIPLPDQLMCVISASVHGVDQRGRLLRRTLIRYANLASVLVLRSVSTRVLKRFPTMEHVVDAGFMSQEERKKFESLKSDFNKYWIPCVWFTNLAAQARRDGRIRDDIALCLLLEELNKYRAKCSMLFHYDWISIPLVYTQVVTIAVYSFFGLSLVGRQFVEPEAGPAKPREPLEPGQEAASTLGDLDMYVPLTTLLQFFFYAGWLKVAEQIINPFGEDDDDFETNKLIDRNLQVSLLSVDDMYQNLPPAEKDLYWDDDSAQPPYTVATAAEALRPSFLGSTFNLRVSDDPEQSMQVEASPGSARPLPAAQTPLLGRLLAAGAPSPAISLRTFGRARGAPRTPHLLRFRAEESGDLEAADRIEEASVGSEEAAREP; this is encoded by the exons ATGACGGTTTCATATACCCTCAAAGTAGCAGAGGCTCGCTTCGGAGGCTTCTCTGGCTTGCTTCTCAGGTGGAGGGGAAGCATCTACAAGCTCCTCTACAAAGAGTTCCTCCTCTTCACGGCCCTGTATGCTCTGCTCAGCATCACCTACCG GCTGCTGCTGACCCAGGAGCAGAGGCATGTGTATGCTCAGGTGGCCCGATACTGCAATCGTTCTGCAGATCTCATCCCCTTATCCTTTGTACTGG GTTTCTACGTGACCCTGGTGGTGAACCGCTGGTGGGCCCAGTATACAAGCATCCCGCTGCCAGACCAGCTGATGTGCGTCATCTCGGCCAGCGTGCATGGTGTAGACCAGCGTGGCCGCCTGCTGCGCCGCACCCTCATTCGCTATGCCAACCTGGCGTCCGTGCTGGTGCTGCGCTCAGTGAGCACCCGCGTGCTCAAGCGCTTCCCCACCATGGAGCATGTGGTGGACGCAG GTTTCATGTcccaggaagagaggaaaaagtttGAGAGCCTAAAATCCGATTTCAATAAGTACTGGATCCCCTGCGTCTGGTTTACTAACCTGGCGGCCCAGGCCCGGAGGGATGGGCGAATCCGTGACGACATTGCTCTCTGTCTGCTCCTGGAA GAGCTGAACAAGTACCGGGCCAAGTGCAGCATGCTGTTCCACTACGACTGGATCAGCATCCCTCTCGTCTACACCCAA GTGGTGACCATAGCCGTATACTCCTTCTTTGGCCTTTCCCTGGTTGGCCGCCAGTTTgtggagccagaggcagggccagCCAAACCTCGGGAGCCTTTAGAGCCAGGCCAGGAGGCAGCATCCACCCTGGGGGACCTGGACATGTATGTGCCTCTCACCACTCTGCTGCAGTTCTTCTTCTATGCTGGCTGGCTCAAG GTGGCTGAACAGATTATCAATCCCTTTGGTGAGGATGATGACGATTTTGAGACCAACAAGCTCATAGACCGCAACCTGCAG GTGTCTCTGTTATCCGTGGATGACATGTATCAGAACCTGCCTCCCGCTGAGAAGGACCTGTACTGGGATGATGACTCTGCGCAGCCGCCCTACACGGTGGCCACGGCGGCCGAGGCTCTGCGGCCTTCCTTCCTGGGCTCCACCTTCAACCTTCG CGTGAGCGACGACCCCGAGCAGAGCATGCAGGTGGAGGCGTCCCCGGGGTCCGCTCGGCCGCTGCCCGCCGCGCAGACCCCGTTGCTCGGCCGCTTGCTGGCCGCAGGGGCACCCTCCCCTGCCATCAGCCTCAGGACCTTCGGCCGCGCGCGAGGAGCCCCCCGGACCCCTCATCTGCTGCGCTTCCGAGCGGAGGAGAGCGGCGACCTCGAGGCTGCGGACCGCATCGAGGAGGCGTCGGTGGGGTCAGAGGAGGCGGCCAGGGAGCCCTGA
- the BEST4 gene encoding bestrophin-4 isoform X1, with protein MTVSYTLKVAEARFGGFSGLLLRWRGSIYKLLYKEFLLFTALYALLSITYRLLLTQEQRHVYAQVARYCNRSADLIPLSFVLGFYVTLVVNRWWAQYTSIPLPDQLMCVISASVHGVDQRGRLLRRTLIRYANLASVLVLRSVSTRVLKRFPTMEHVVDAGVDRCPRGLSPAGEPGGAWASWEGGSDPQGASPGGQERCLRRTHFISSGFMSQEERKKFESLKSDFNKYWIPCVWFTNLAAQARRDGRIRDDIALCLLLEELNKYRAKCSMLFHYDWISIPLVYTQVVTIAVYSFFGLSLVGRQFVEPEAGPAKPREPLEPGQEAASTLGDLDMYVPLTTLLQFFFYAGWLKVAEQIINPFGEDDDDFETNKLIDRNLQVSLLSVDDMYQNLPPAEKDLYWDDDSAQPPYTVATAAEALRPSFLGSTFNLRVSDDPEQSMQVEASPGSARPLPAAQTPLLGRLLAAGAPSPAISLRTFGRARGAPRTPHLLRFRAEESGDLEAADRIEEASVGSEEAAREP; from the exons ATGACGGTTTCATATACCCTCAAAGTAGCAGAGGCTCGCTTCGGAGGCTTCTCTGGCTTGCTTCTCAGGTGGAGGGGAAGCATCTACAAGCTCCTCTACAAAGAGTTCCTCCTCTTCACGGCCCTGTATGCTCTGCTCAGCATCACCTACCG GCTGCTGCTGACCCAGGAGCAGAGGCATGTGTATGCTCAGGTGGCCCGATACTGCAATCGTTCTGCAGATCTCATCCCCTTATCCTTTGTACTGG GTTTCTACGTGACCCTGGTGGTGAACCGCTGGTGGGCCCAGTATACAAGCATCCCGCTGCCAGACCAGCTGATGTGCGTCATCTCGGCCAGCGTGCATGGTGTAGACCAGCGTGGCCGCCTGCTGCGCCGCACCCTCATTCGCTATGCCAACCTGGCGTCCGTGCTGGTGCTGCGCTCAGTGAGCACCCGCGTGCTCAAGCGCTTCCCCACCATGGAGCATGTGGTGGACGCAGGTGTGGACAGGTGCCCTCGgggcttgagccccgctggagaACCCGGGGGCGCGTGGGCCTCCTGGGAGGGGGGTTCTGACCCTCAGGGGGCAAGtcctggggggcaggagaggtgTCTGCGCCGCACTCACTTTATCTCCTCAGGTTTCATGTcccaggaagagaggaaaaagtttGAGAGCCTAAAATCCGATTTCAATAAGTACTGGATCCCCTGCGTCTGGTTTACTAACCTGGCGGCCCAGGCCCGGAGGGATGGGCGAATCCGTGACGACATTGCTCTCTGTCTGCTCCTGGAA GAGCTGAACAAGTACCGGGCCAAGTGCAGCATGCTGTTCCACTACGACTGGATCAGCATCCCTCTCGTCTACACCCAA GTGGTGACCATAGCCGTATACTCCTTCTTTGGCCTTTCCCTGGTTGGCCGCCAGTTTgtggagccagaggcagggccagCCAAACCTCGGGAGCCTTTAGAGCCAGGCCAGGAGGCAGCATCCACCCTGGGGGACCTGGACATGTATGTGCCTCTCACCACTCTGCTGCAGTTCTTCTTCTATGCTGGCTGGCTCAAG GTGGCTGAACAGATTATCAATCCCTTTGGTGAGGATGATGACGATTTTGAGACCAACAAGCTCATAGACCGCAACCTGCAG GTGTCTCTGTTATCCGTGGATGACATGTATCAGAACCTGCCTCCCGCTGAGAAGGACCTGTACTGGGATGATGACTCTGCGCAGCCGCCCTACACGGTGGCCACGGCGGCCGAGGCTCTGCGGCCTTCCTTCCTGGGCTCCACCTTCAACCTTCG CGTGAGCGACGACCCCGAGCAGAGCATGCAGGTGGAGGCGTCCCCGGGGTCCGCTCGGCCGCTGCCCGCCGCGCAGACCCCGTTGCTCGGCCGCTTGCTGGCCGCAGGGGCACCCTCCCCTGCCATCAGCCTCAGGACCTTCGGCCGCGCGCGAGGAGCCCCCCGGACCCCTCATCTGCTGCGCTTCCGAGCGGAGGAGAGCGGCGACCTCGAGGCTGCGGACCGCATCGAGGAGGCGTCGGTGGGGTCAGAGGAGGCGGCCAGGGAGCCCTGA